One window of the Flavobacteriaceae bacterium YJPT1-3 genome contains the following:
- a CDS encoding MBL fold metallo-hydrolase has protein sequence MEVKDRIDIFSTLDELRTAVYGDPVKILPETFLMKVKKFKHRFGNTYALRHLNRKDLILIDAIRPENKPAIDQFLDQGYQVRGILLTHGDLIKQAYADLHHISEELGNAPIFMHPLDAGEYGDLITDITEPNFVLEDFGIESYHYPGHTPGSVILYSERNEGMLFAGDSAVGSPYDQDDYYFERPPIENDETDFGLAQNWKRFVKPFKHFLPLHGKPQFGLSEPQQKDIILNLTKDQKTESL, from the coding sequence ATGGAAGTGAAAGACCGAATAGACATTTTTAGCACCTTAGATGAACTGAGAACCGCCGTTTACGGAGATCCAGTAAAGATTTTACCGGAGACTTTTTTAATGAAGGTTAAGAAATTCAAGCATCGTTTTGGTAATACGTATGCGCTGCGTCATTTGAACCGTAAAGATTTAATACTGATCGACGCTATCCGACCGGAAAATAAACCGGCCATTGACCAATTTCTGGATCAAGGTTATCAGGTTCGCGGGATATTGCTAACGCATGGAGATCTGATCAAACAAGCGTACGCCGACTTGCATCACATCAGTGAAGAGTTAGGCAATGCACCTATTTTTATGCATCCCCTGGACGCAGGAGAATACGGCGATCTGATCACCGACATTACGGAGCCAAATTTTGTATTGGAAGATTTTGGTATAGAATCGTACCATTATCCCGGGCACACACCGGGGAGTGTAATTCTCTACAGCGAGCGCAATGAAGGAATGCTTTTCGCAGGAGACAGTGCCGTTGGATCGCCCTACGATCAAGATGACTACTATTTCGAACGCCCACCCATAGAGAATGACGAGACCGATTTCGGATTGGCTCAAAACTGGAAGCGTTTTGTCAAACCCTTCAAGCACTTCTTACCCTTACACGGAAAACCTCAATTCGGTCTTAGCGAGCCGCAACAGAAGGATATTATCCTCAATTTGACAAAAGATCAAAAGACGGAATCCTTGTAA
- a CDS encoding nucleoside deaminase: MDHKTFMQRAIALAREGKEKGGGPFGAVIVKDDLIIAEAHNEVNIQQDCTLHAELLCIQRACEALQSKDLSDCILYTSCVPCMMCLGAAKWARFREIYYGAGAQDAKEYGFIYSDMYYERNEALRDLEFNMYQLLREEAVMVWKE, encoded by the coding sequence ATGGATCACAAAACGTTCATGCAACGGGCCATTGCACTGGCCCGAGAAGGAAAAGAAAAAGGTGGAGGCCCGTTCGGTGCGGTCATCGTAAAAGACGACCTCATCATTGCGGAAGCCCATAACGAGGTCAATATCCAGCAAGACTGTACCCTGCACGCCGAATTACTGTGCATTCAGCGCGCCTGTGAAGCCTTGCAGAGTAAGGACTTATCCGACTGTATTTTGTACACCTCCTGCGTGCCCTGCATGATGTGTCTCGGGGCTGCCAAGTGGGCTCGCTTTCGCGAAATTTATTACGGCGCCGGGGCACAAGATGCTAAGGAATACGGATTCATTTACTCAGACATGTACTACGAACGCAACGAGGCCTTGCGCGATCTGGAATTCAATATGTATCAACTGCTTCGGGAGGAGGCGGTGATGGTTTGGAAAGAGTAG
- a CDS encoding ABC transporter ATP-binding protein, whose protein sequence is MALLKNWLSNFVSLKYLPRFLGRVYRTKPALFIGNVALRLLKSVFPVILLWVGKEIIDEVILQMNAEAVVLDRLYLLIGVEFGLVILSDVANRLIALSDGLLGDLYSNSSSIELIQKTARVELEYLEDSEFYDKLERARRQTVSRVSLMSNVLAQAQDLITVISLISALIYFYPILILLLVISIIPSFINELKFSKSSYSLQSSWTPERRELDYMRVIGASDITAKEIKLFGLADFISNTFSTVATKYYEANKKLSKKKTFYGALFHIFGDLSYYGAYVFIVLKAVAGAITIGDLTFLAGSFNRLRNQLQGIFTRFSGITENSMYLKDYFEFIDKEFKEDLNFKELPLPSEIRESIVFENVHFQYPNADREVFSGISFTLHKGEKLALVGENGAGKTTLIKLLLRLYEPTAGRILMDGVDVRHYNKAQYQQLFGAIFQDFVKYYLTAKINIAVGNIKEVDNMERIEQSAAQSLADEVVSQLTKGYDQELGRRFKKGAELSGGQWQKIALARAYMSDSQVVILDEPTSALDARAESEVFQRFIGLTKGRTSIIISHRFSTVRMADRILVLQAGQILERGTHEELMQQDRLYAELFQLQAAGYN, encoded by the coding sequence ATGGCGCTGCTTAAAAATTGGCTATCCAATTTTGTATCTCTCAAGTATTTACCTCGGTTTTTAGGACGGGTATACCGTACCAAACCCGCTCTATTCATCGGGAATGTTGCCCTGCGCTTATTGAAGTCCGTTTTTCCGGTGATCCTCCTCTGGGTAGGGAAGGAGATCATTGACGAAGTGATCCTTCAGATGAATGCGGAAGCTGTGGTTCTCGACCGACTCTACCTTTTAATCGGCGTCGAATTCGGATTGGTCATTCTAAGCGATGTGGCTAACCGACTGATCGCCCTGTCTGACGGACTTCTAGGTGATTTGTATTCCAACAGTTCTTCCATTGAACTCATTCAGAAAACGGCCCGTGTAGAGCTGGAATATCTGGAAGACTCTGAGTTCTATGATAAATTGGAGCGGGCCCGGCGTCAAACCGTAAGTCGGGTAAGCCTGATGTCTAATGTCTTAGCCCAGGCTCAGGATTTGATCACCGTGATCTCCCTGATCTCGGCCTTGATCTATTTTTATCCCATCCTCATTCTATTGTTAGTCATCTCCATCATACCTTCCTTCATCAACGAACTGAAATTCAGTAAATCCAGCTACAGCCTGCAGAGCAGTTGGACACCGGAGCGTCGCGAACTCGATTATATGCGAGTCATAGGAGCCAGCGACATTACCGCTAAGGAGATCAAGCTCTTCGGACTGGCCGATTTTATTTCGAACACCTTCAGCACGGTGGCTACCAAATATTACGAGGCCAATAAGAAGCTGTCGAAAAAGAAGACCTTTTACGGAGCCCTCTTCCACATCTTTGGCGATCTCAGCTATTACGGAGCTTACGTATTTATCGTGCTCAAAGCCGTGGCCGGAGCGATCACCATTGGTGATTTGACCTTTCTGGCGGGTTCCTTCAATCGCTTGCGGAATCAATTACAAGGCATCTTCACTCGCTTCTCGGGAATTACTGAGAATAGTATGTACCTCAAAGACTATTTTGAGTTTATCGATAAGGAATTCAAAGAGGATCTCAATTTTAAAGAGCTGCCCCTTCCTTCTGAAATTCGCGAAAGCATCGTCTTTGAAAACGTGCACTTTCAGTATCCCAATGCCGATCGGGAGGTGTTTAGCGGTATTTCTTTCACTCTGCATAAAGGTGAGAAGCTGGCTCTGGTGGGGGAGAACGGGGCCGGAAAAACCACCTTGATCAAACTGCTGCTCCGACTGTACGAGCCTACAGCAGGACGTATACTGATGGATGGGGTAGATGTGCGGCATTACAACAAAGCCCAGTATCAACAACTGTTTGGAGCTATTTTTCAGGATTTTGTCAAGTATTACCTAACCGCTAAGATCAACATTGCGGTGGGAAATATTAAAGAGGTCGACAATATGGAACGCATTGAGCAAAGTGCTGCTCAAAGCCTGGCCGATGAAGTGGTTAGCCAACTGACTAAGGGTTACGATCAGGAATTGGGCAGACGCTTTAAAAAAGGAGCGGAACTCTCCGGAGGGCAATGGCAAAAGATCGCTTTGGCCCGGGCGTATATGAGCGACTCTCAGGTAGTCATTCTGGACGAGCCTACCAGTGCCCTGGATGCCCGTGCAGAATCGGAAGTTTTTCAGCGCTTTATCGGACTCACTAAGGGACGCACCAGCATCATCATTTCGCACCGTTTCAGCACCGTACGTATGGCTGATCGGATCTTAGTGCTACAGGCGGGACAGATCCTGGAGCGGGGCACTCACGAAGAACTTATGCAACAAGACCGCTTGTACGCCGAACTATTTCAACTGCAAGCCGCCGGATACAATTAA